The DNA region GGTAATTTCAAGGATAAAATATTTTTCAGCCAGTTCCTTAATTTTCCCGGCCAGTGCTTCCCGCTTTTTCGCGGTCAGTTGTTTGGAATCCTTCACTCCGATCCTTGAAAGCTCGCCTATTTTTCTTTTATCAAGCAGTATTCCTGCTACGCACATAGGCCCAAGAACCGGGCCTTTTCCTGCTTCATCGACCCCGGAGATCATAAAAACCATTATAAAACCTTATCAGATGATGTAATTTCCGTACCATAAATATTTTTCATATATTTCAGGGAGTATTCATAAGACTCTTCATCTATCGTAGCAGTGCAGTCACGCGCGACTACTGTCTTATACCCTGAAAAATATGCATGAGCAACATTATTCTGCACGCAGATATCTGTGCTTACACCTATAAAGACCAGGGTGTCTGCACTCATTTTTTTTAAAATTTCGGGAAGTTGTGTATCCACAAAAGCGCTGTACCATTTTTTCTCTATCACTATATCATTTTTTTCAGGCCGAAGCTCCGGGATAAGTTCTGATCCCTTACTTCCTTTCATGGCATGTTCCCCCCAGATGCCCATCTCCTTATCTGTCGTACTATGCGCATCCCGTAGAAATATTACCGGGACTCCAAGTTCATGTGCTTTTTTTATAAGAGCAACAACATTCGGGATGATATTCCGGGCGCGGTCACTTCCAAGTTTCCCTGTGACGAAATCATTTATCATATCCACAACAATGAGAACTTTTACCATACTACCTCCAAATTTATATCCATATATTATTAATTGTCCTGGTATTTAGGTTTATAGAACAGCACTACCCTGTATTCTGAAGGTTCGCGGTCCATCTTCCTGTAAAGCAAATAATCAATGGTAATATCTGACTCTTTAAACCAGTACCATGACATCTTTGCACTGTCAAGCCGCTCATAATCCGTGCGAAGGTTGCGCTTTACAATATCAGCTTCATTTGGCTTCTCATCGCCATCATGAACGATTATTAACGGCGCATCAAGGGTGGAATTGATACTGGTTTTCCACTGGATGTTATTGAAATGGCGCATGTACCAGAGGAACTGGGTTTCTAAATCCGTGTCAGTAAGCTGTATCTTTGTAGAATTACCATCATACTGCGATGAAATTTCATCTATTTTACTTAAGAGTAATGCAAATTTCTGCGGCGGCTGGGCAGCCTGGATAAGAGGTTCGGCGGTATCTGTATAACGTTTAAAGTTCAATCCGATACTTGAATATATGAAAAAGGATGATGTTAAAATAATAATTGCGACTATAATAATTCCTTTAAGGGAGTTTAAATCCAGTCCAGGAATAATTTCATTCAGGTAGATCGCTGCAATTAATGCAAGAGGGAGTAAGGGATTAAGTACAAGCCAGGGTACTTTTTCCTGGATATAAGAATATGCAAAGAAATTAGCCAGTGCCCAATATGTCAGGAAAGCAACAAAAAGATTTTTTGACTTCAATACGCTTAAGAATGCAAATATCAGCAATGGTAATAAAACGATTATTGAAGCCGGGAGGTAAGATATGGGAAGGAACCTGCTTGATTCCGGATATGTTTTTGATATGAGATAAAATATACCGGCTATTAACCAGTATATAAGAGAAATCATTAATATCTTTCTTTTCTGATTATCGCAGCAGCTATAATGTGCAATTCCTAAAATTCCAAATATGAGTATTGGAAGCTCATAGAGAGCTATGATCGGTAAGTAAAAAAAGAAAACGCCGCCCATACGTTCGATCTTATGCATCTCGTACCAGTGTATAACCGCTTTCATGAACGCATCTTTAATCCCCGGAAGGTCAAGGAAATTTCCCGTATAATATAAGGAGAAAAAGACAATAAATATAATAACAAACAATAAAATTTCTGTAGACAGGATCACAAATTTATTATCGAGA from Candidatus Methanoperedens sp. includes:
- a CDS encoding cysteine hydrolase codes for the protein MVKVLIVVDMINDFVTGKLGSDRARNIIPNVVALIKKAHELGVPVIFLRDAHSTTDKEMGIWGEHAMKGSKGSELIPELRPEKNDIVIEKKWYSAFVDTQLPEILKKMSADTLVFIGVSTDICVQNNVAHAYFSGYKTVVARDCTATIDEESYEYSLKYMKNIYGTEITSSDKVL
- a CDS encoding TIGR03663 family protein is translated as MKWMSKKSFPYYLCFFILVALAFFLRFYRLDERVFHHDEAAVGYFTYRLFTQHSYSYDPSFHGPFMYYVTTEIFKRLGDSDYSARILPAIFGSAMLLFLLPLKEYIGKTGSLICAFFLALSPSFLYYSRFYREDIFMSFFTLLLFVCAIKFVDNYSTINYYNINYSNDKNIVTRNAYLFATILIILTLAFIWVIPDLYIRMLSLLTLKGLYFFSFALIGLVIIILSFGRYPLLRFIYIIVGALALASLVALKENAYIIMALVLFYLFLFAIREKWYIGLIGKIKNLDNKFVILSTEILLFVIIFIVFFSLYYTGNFLDLPGIKDAFMKAVIHWYEMHKIERMGGVFFFYLPIIALYELPILIFGILGIAHYSCCDNQKRKILMISLIYWLIAGIFYLISKTYPESSRFLPISYLPASIIVLLPLLIFAFLSVLKSKNLFVAFLTYWALANFFAYSYIQEKVPWLVLNPLLPLALIAAIYLNEIIPGLDLNSLKGIIIVAIIILTSSFFIYSSIGLNFKRYTDTAEPLIQAAQPPQKFALLLSKIDEISSQYDGNSTKIQLTDTDLETQFLWYMRHFNNIQWKTSINSTLDAPLIIVHDGDEKPNEADIVKRNLRTDYERLDSAKMSWYWFKESDITIDYLLYRKMDREPSEYRVVLFYKPKYQDN